The region CAGGAGCCGCTGCGGGCCTGGCTGCAAGCTCGGGCTGGAGGAGGGCCACGGGACCAAGGGAGCTGGGCCTGGAGGATGAGGATATAGCCCTAGGTGGCAACGGGACAGGAGTCTACAGCTATTGGGCCTGGACTTCGGGCACAAGGCCCATTCAGAGCCCATGCCTCTGCCTGCTGCTGGGCAGTGCCCTTAGCACCCTGGGCCTGCTTCAGCCCTAGGGCCAGCTATGGGTCCAGATCAGGCCCTTAGCCCACATGGTCCCCACAGGCTCTCCTATCCCATCCCAGAGTATTAGATCACCAAGCACCCACTCTTTGAATATCCAAGGTCCTCTAGCTGTGCCAGCTGCCTGGAGGATCTGGACAGACAGGTCAAGAGCTGTGCCTGGGCAGGCAACAGGCAGCACAGGGCCCAGGACAGGCCTGCGTACAATGCTCGCTAATCTCCAGCCCAAGCCCAAACCTTCCCATCTCCTACCCTACAAGGGAACCAGCAGCCTCTCAATTCTAGAATGTCAGGATCCACCCCACAGCCAGAGGCAGGCTGTGCACCACTCTCCAGAGCCACTCAAAGGGAGATGCCAAGACCAAGTATTCCGGCCACCCCTGCCTCCTGGCCAACCCTGGAGGTGAAAGTGTGGTCAGTGCTGACCCCAGGCAGAGGCAATTCTGTGGTTCTGCCACTGAGGTCCTGACAGAAGGACTTTAGGAtgtgaaggagaagggaggaatgtTCACTCAGGTGGCCATGTAGGAAATGTGGGGTGCTAACCATTGACCCAGAGCAGATCTTGGGGACATTAAGGCCCAGGAGTAGCTGGAACAGAAAAAACTTACTGCAGAAATACCCACTGTGGTCCTCCTGGCTCCTAAATTATGCTCCCAAGGCTTAGCAGACTTCTCCCCAAGGCCTCCTGTCAGAGGAATGCCCCGGAGCCACCTGGCCCTAAGGATCACTTAACTGGTCTTGGGACACgtgtgtgtttgggggaggggggggaccctTATTCAAGAACATTCCATTCCCTCTGAACTTTAGTTTCATATTAGAGAACCACTCAAGGGGACAAGTGCCAACCCTGCTAGAGGCCCATCCTTGTGCACAGCCCATGCTGCGTGGCTCCTACACTTCCAGTGGGCAGCCCCTCTCAAAAGTAGATGCACTTGGATCAGGATACGGCACAAGTTGCCCACAGCTTCTCAATGGAAGCAGGGCATTTCAACTGGCACAGCCATTCATGGGTCCTTGGAAGAAGGCTGGCTGAAGCAGCAATCCCAGCAGTGGCAGGGAGGatgcaaagcaagcctgggcttcAAGACAGAAGGCTAATCTCTCCAACAGCAGAGGATTATCTGATCACCCAAGGGACCTCGGGCCCCAGGCTTATGCTCAGAGAAGCCTTAAGATACAGGGAAGTCCTTACAAAAAAATGCCTCTAGCCATACCTTGTGCTTAAGACTGGCAACTTGCTTCTCCTGCACTCACCAGCACAGTGCCCGTAACTCTGGCTTGGGGAAAAGCTCCTGGTTGTGCCAAGTTCTTTAGCTCTAATCACTGAGCAACCTCAAAGCTGGGAAGGTTTTCCCAGGCCCTGGTAGTTCCCCTGTCTATACCCCAGTGCTCTtgaaagattcttatctacaGCTAGGCTGTTTCTGG is a window of Perognathus longimembris pacificus isolate PPM17 chromosome 2, ASM2315922v1, whole genome shotgun sequence DNA encoding:
- the Sprn gene encoding shadow of prion protein isoform X2 → MNWTAATCWVLLLAAAFLCDSSVAKGGRGGSRGSARGGLRGGARGASRVRVRPAPRYSSSLRVAAAGAAAGAAAGAAAGLAASSGWRRATGPRELGLEDEDIALGGNGTGVYSYWAWTSGTRPIQSPCLCLLLGSALSTLGLLQP